The Elusimicrobia bacterium HGW-Elusimicrobia-1 nucleotide sequence TTAAAAACAACCGTGTCGTCCGTCTGGAAGAAAAGCCCGCCGAACCCAAGAGCGATCTGGCTCTCGTGGGTGTCTACATGTTTAACTCCGCCATATTCGACGCCGTAAAAGCCATACGGCCTTCCGGGCGCGGAGAGCTGGAAATAACCGACGCGATACAACATCTGATAGATACCGGCGCGGAGGTAAAGCCGCACGTTATCAACGGATGGTGGAAAGATACGGGAAAGCTTGAGGATATGCTCGAGGCCAACCGCATAATTCTTTCCACCAAGAAAAAATCCCTGCGCGGCTCGGTCGATTCGTCGTCGACAATAGAAGGACAGGTCGAAATCGCCGAAGGCGCGACCGTTAAAAACAGCACCATTCGCGGTCCCGCCATCATAGGCGAAAACACTTCGGTCATTAATTCCTACGTAGGGCCTTACACGTCGATATACTACAACGTCACCGTCGAGAATTCCGAAATAGAACACTCCATAATTCTTGAGAATTCCCGCATAATCGACGTAAAACGCCTTGAGGATTCTCTCATCGGGCAGAACGTGGAAATATCGCGCACGCGCAAAAAACCCGCCGCATACAGGATTATGGTCGGCGATTCGTCGAGGGTGGAGATTATATGAGTCCCCGCAAAAAAGGGTTGGCAGGGCTGTGAAAAAAATATTTCTCGTAACCGGCGGCGCCGGCTTCATCGGATCGAATATCGTCGAAGAACTGCTGAGGCGCGGACAAAGCGTGCGCGTGCTGGACAACTTCTGCACCGGAAACAAAGAAAATCTGGCTTTCGCCCTTGACGGCGGTTCAAAAATGCGCGGACAGCTTGAAGTCGTAGAAGGCGACATACGGGACAGAAAAGATCTATCGAAAGCCCTTAAAGGCGCGCACACGGTTCTTCATCAGGCCGCGCTGCGCTCGGTGCCACGTTCCGTCGACGATCCTTTCTCCACGAACGACGTCAACGTGGCCGGCACGCTGGAACTGCTGGCGGCCGCCCGCGCGGCGGGCGCCAGCCGGGTGGTGTACGCTTCGTCGTCGTCGGTCTACGGCGATTCGCGCGTCTTCCCGCAAAAAGAGACGCAAACGCCGTCGCCGCTTTCTCCTTATGCCGTAAGCAAACTTGCGGCGGAAAATTATTGCAGAATATTCGCAAAAACTTTCGGCCTGGAAACCGTCAGTTTGAGATACTTCAACGTTTTCGGGCCCCGACAGAATCCCGAGTCCAAGTACGCGGCCGTTGTCCCCAAGTTCATAGAAAGCGCCGCGAGGGGAATTCCTCTTGAGGTGCACGGCGACGGCAAGCAGTCGAGGGATTTCAGTTACGTCTCTAATGTGGTGGCCGCCAACCTTGCCGCCGCTGCCGCGCCTTCCTCGGTCGCCCGAAGCGGACCGGTATTCAACGTTGCCTGCGGCGAAACGCACTCTTTGTCCGAAATGATAAAGATTCTGGAAAAAATATTCGGCCGGCGCCTCGCCGTCCTACGCGCGCCGACCCGCGCCGGCGACGTAAGGAAAACTCGGGCGGACATAAGCGCCGCAAAAGAACATCTGGGATACTCCCCGTCGGTGAGCTTTGAAAGCGGTATCGCAATGACTGTAAAATGGTATCTGGCGTCCCGCGAAAGGAGAATATCTAAATGAAACTGATAGTCACCGGCGGCGCCGGATTTATCGGTTCTAATTTCATAAGGATGCTTTTGAAGTCGGGGCGCGATTATAAAATTCTCAACTTCGACAAACTCACTTACGCGGGCAACCCCGACAATCTGCGCGACGTCGAACGCGCCCGCGGCTACGACTTTATAAAAGCCGACATCTGCGAGAGTTCCCGCGTCCGACGGACGGTGTCGAAATTCAAACCCGACGCGATAATAAATTTCGCCGCCGAGACCCACGTGGACCGTTCCATAATGGGCGCCGGAGATTTTGTCAAGACCGATGTTTTCGGAACTTACACTCTGCTTGAAGCCGCGAAGGAATTCGCCGTGGGACGTTATATTCAGATATCGACCGACGAGGTTTACGGCTCTATCGACCGGGGTTCATTCAGGGAGACCTCCGCCATTAGTCCCAACAGTCCTTACGCCGCATCCAAGGCCGCGGGCGATATGCTCTGCCGTTCGTATTTCGTGACATACGGCCTCAACGTAATAATAACCCGCTCGTCGAATAATTACGGGCCGTACCAGTATCCCGAAAAAGTCATACCGCTTTTCATAACGAACGCGCTGGAAGACGCTCCGTTGCCGCTTTACGGCGACGGGAAAAACGTGCGCGACTGGATATACGTGGAGGACAACTGCCGCGCCATAGGGATAGTCCTGCGCAAAGGACGCGCCGGCGAGGTTTACAACATAGGCGGCGGCTCGGAAGTCGAAAACATAAAATTGGCCTCGAACATTCTTAAAATTCTCGGCAAGCCGGAGACGCTCGTTAAAAGAGTCGGCGACCGTCCGGGTCACGACCGCCGATATTCGCTGAACGCCTCTAAGACGGGGAAACTCGGATTCCGTCCGTCGACGGATTTTGCCGAGGGCCTTAAAAAAACCGTCGACTGGTACCGGAGCAACACGGCGTGGTGGAAAAAACTCAAGAACGCGGACTTCAAATCTTACTGCCGCAAGCAGTACGGAAAACTTTCTGACAAATGAAAATACTCATTACGGGAGTGTCCGGACTGCTGGGTTCCGAAATATATTCCCGCATAAGCCGCAAGGATAACGCCGACGTTTTCGGCCTGAGCCGAAAACGTCCCGAAACAATGGATCCGGCTTTCCACATAGCCGCCGACATCGGCGATTTTCCGACGGTATATTCCAAAATCACCGCCATCAACCCCGACGTCGTTGTGCACGCGGCCGCAATGACCGGCGTTGACGATTGTCAGCGCAATCCTGATGCGGCCTACAGAATCAACGCCCTCGGCGCCAGAAATGTCGCCGAAGCGGCGCGGAGGTTCGACGCATATCTGATATCGATATCGACGGACTATGTTTTCGGCGCGCGTCCGCCCGAAAATCCCGACGGCTACGATGAAATGGAGCCGCCCGCGCCCGTGAACGTTTACGGCAAGTCCAAGCTTTGGGGCGAATATCTGACGCGAACGACGGGGGCCATGCACTGCGTCGTAAGGACTTCGTGGGTTTTCGGATCGCGGCGCGCAAATTATGTTTCTGCCGCCGCGGACGCCGGGCGGGAGGTTTTCGCGGCGTCGGATATGAGCGCCTGTCCCACTTACACTGTCGACCTGGCCGAGGCCATTCGCCTGCTTGTAGACAGCGCGGAATACGGCGCGGCGCGCACGGGCGTATACCATTTGACCAATCAGGGCGCCGCTTCAAGATATGAAGTCGCGCTTTTCGTCGCCAAAACTCTCGGACTTCCGGTTAAGCGCGTCAAGAAAATATCCGTGGCGGCGCTGGGACTTCCGGCGGCCAGACCCGCGTGCTCTTCTTTGAAAAGCCGCCTGTGGCCAGCCGAAGGATTCAAGCCGCTAAGGCCGTGGCGCGAGGCCGTGGCCGATTATCTCTCATCGAATATTACTTAAAAACGGGAGTGTAACACCTTGAAAAAAATATGCGTGATAGGAACCGGATATGTGGGGCTTGTTACCGGAGCGTGCATGTCCGAACTCGGACACAGCGTAATCTGCGTCGACAACGACGCCGCGAAAATCCGCGGGCTTAAAAAATTCATAATGCCCATATACGAGCCGGGCCTAAAAGAACTCGTGGCGGCAAACGTCAGGCGCAAACGCCTGACATTTACCACGGATACCGCCGCCGCCGTCAAAAAATCCGAGGTGATATTCATAGCGGTGGGCACGCCACCCAGGGAAGACGGCTCCGCCGATTTGTCTTTCGTCGAAAAAGTGGCCGGAGACGTTGCGCGAGCGATGACTTCGTATAAACTCATCGTCGATAAATCCACCGTTCCCGTGGAAACGGGAGACCGCGTGGAAGAGACAGTCCGGCGGAATCTCAAAAAAAACATACCCTTCGACGTTGCGTCCAATCCCGAATTTTTGAGAGAGGGCTCGGCGGTAAAGGACACTTTCAAGACGGACAGAATTGTCGTGGGAGTCAGGTCCGCGCGGGCCGAAAAAATACTCAGGGAAGTTTACGCGCCCATAAAAGCTCCGATGCTGGTTACCGACATAAAAAGCGCGGAAATCATCAAGCATGCGTCCAATTCGTTTCTGGCCGCGAAAATATCTTTTATCAACGGCGTGGCCAACGTCTGCGAGCGCGTCGGAGCCGACATTAAGCAGGTTGCCGAGGGGATGGGGCTTGACAGACGAATCGGCAAGTCGTTCCTGAACGCGGGTATCGGCTTCGGAGGATTCTGTTTTCCCAAGGACGTCGAGGCGTTTATGTGGATATCGGGAAAACTCGGCTACGATTTCCCGATGCTTAAAGCCATAAAGACAATAAACGAGACGCAGAAAGCGCTTTTCGTCAAAAAAATCGAGGAGGCGCTCTGGATTATCAAAGACAAGACCATCGGAGTGCTGGGGCTCTCATTCAAGCCGAACACCGACGATATGAGGTTCGCCCCGTCGATAGACATAATAAAAACACTTCAAGCCGAAGGCGCCAAAATCAAGGCCTACGATCCCGTGTCGATGCCGAAAGCCCGCGGAATTTTAAAGAATGTGAAGTATTGTAAAAATCTTTACGAGACGGCCCGCGGCAGCGACTGTCTGGTAATACTGACGGAGTGGGACGATTTCGCGGCGATGGACTTGTCTCGCATAAAGAAACTGCTCAAACACCCCATAATTCTCGACGGGCGCAATATGTTCGAGCCCGCCAAAATGAAAAAACTCGGCTTCGTTTACACCGGAGTGGGAAGATAAAAAGCGGATGCGGCGGCCGACGGATGGAGTGCATTCATAAGCGTTCTGCGCCGAATATGATATAATATCTGTTCGGTTTTACCGTCTGATTCCGCGATTTTGCGCACGGGCGCGCAAAAAACGCTTTGTGAGCTCTCAAAGACCGGATTTAATTATCAAATGAATACCAAGAAACGCTCCATCGGGGTATCTCCTCCGTCGAACAAGGGCAGTATGCGAGTCCTTATAACCGGCGGCGCCGGTTTTATAGGCAGCCACCTGTGCGACTATTTTATATCGAAGAAACACTCCGTAATCGCGCTTGACAACCTCATCACCGGATCCCTTAGAAACATAGAACATCTATTCGGCCATCCGCAGTTTAACTTCGTAAAACACGACGTAACAAACTATATTCACGTGGGCGGAAAAATAGACGCGGTTCTTCACTTCGCCTCGCCGGCAAGCCCGATAGATTATCTTAAATATCCGATACCGACTCTGAAAGTGGGGGCGCTGGGAACGCACAAAGCGCTGGGCTTGGCAAAAGAAAAAAACGCCATGTTCATGCTGGCGTCCACATCCGAAGTTTACGGCGACCCTCTTGAGTCGCCTCAGAAAGAATCCTACTGGGGAAACGTCAATCCCATCGGCCCGAGGGGAGTTTACGACGAGGCCAAACGTTTCGCGGAAGCTATGACTATGGCCTACCGCCGCTATCACGGGCTGGATACAAGGATAGTGCGGATATTCAACACTTACGGGCCGCGTATGCGCCTGGCCGACGGCAGAGTGGTTCCGAACTTCATTTATCAGGCGCTTCACAACAAACCTCTTACGGTATACGGGAACGGAAAGCAAACCAGAAGTTTTTGCTATGTTTCAGATCTGGTCGCGGGCATCTACGGACTTCTGCTGTCCGGAATACACGAACCCCTCAATCTGGGGAATCCCGAAGAAAGAACCATAAATGATTTCGCGAAACTGATTTTAAAGCTTACCGGATCCGGCAGCAAAATAGTACGCCGGCCGCTTCCGGTCGACGATCCCAAGGTCAGGTGTCCGGATATATCAAGGGCAAAAAAGAATCTTGGCTGGAAACCCGAGGTCGATTTGCCGGTCGGCATCAAAAAAACGATTAACTTTTTGGATATGCACAGGGAGGCATAAAATATGATTGAAAAAAATGGTTTGACGGATGTTATTGCCATAGACGATATACTCGCGGCTTTGCGAAAAAAATGGGGCTATATTTTGATTATTGCGGTAACTTTCGGCGCGGCGGGACTGGTGCATCAACGCCTTGCCCGGGAAGTCAAAATATACGAAGCCGAAGCGTATATCAGCATAGGATATTTTTCCGGCAAGGTGCTCGAAAAACCCTCGACCACAAAAATAATAATGAACGTGACCGAAAATTGGGTCAAACTTGCCAAGGTGATAGGCCTGAAGCCCACGCAAAACAATTTGAATGTCCTGGCGGCAAAAGTTTCGCTGGTCGCGGAGGAAAGCGATGTGTTGCGAATCGGGGCCAGAGCTTCGTCGCAGGAAGAAGCGTTGCTCATAGTCACATACCTGTCCGAAACCATACTGTCGAATCACAGCGTCCTTTTCGAAAACGCTCTGAAAAAAAGGGAAGAGATGCTGTTGTTATTGATACAAATGCATAAAACATCTATATCATCCATATCATTGTATCAGGTGGGCGAACTGATTCCTTCTAAAACCGAGATGCTGGTCAAACCCTACGTGAGCGATACCCCCGTTAAAGTTATATCCAAGAAAAACTCCGGCTATGTGGCTTTTGGGCTCGGGCTGCTGTTGTCGTCGGCTTATTTTATGATTACCGCGAAAAAGCGGTCGGATTCATCCGGAGGCGAGCGTGGGTGATATTTTTTCCGAAAAAAGATTCGCGGTAACCGGCGGAGCCGGTTTTCTTGGCGCCCGCCTGACGGCGCGTCTGAAAGAAAGGGGTGCGAAGTCGGTGTTTGTCCCCGTCATAGAAAAATACGACCTCACGAAAACGGAAGATATAAGAAGAATGTACGACGACGCTCGTCCGGATATTGTGATACACCTTGCCGCCAAAGTCGGAGGCATAGGGGCGAACCGCGAGAAGCCCGGCGAGTTTTTTTACGACAATCTTATGATGGGCGTGCAGCTTATGGAAGAAGCGCGCCTGCGCGGCGTCAAAAAATTTGTCGCGCTCGGAACTATCTGCTGTTATCCCAAGTTCACGCCCGTGCCGTTCAAAGAGGACGACTTGTGGAACGGCTACCCCGAAGAAACCAACGCTCCCTACGGCCTGGCAAAAAAAATGCTTCTGGTGCAGTCGCAATCTTACCGTCAGCAATACGGTTTCAACTCGATATTTCTTATGCCGGTAAATCTCTACGGCCCGGGCGACAACTTCGACCCCGCGTCGAGCCACGTGATTCCCGCGCTGATAAAAAAATGTTTCGACGCTATTGAAAACGGCGACAAAGAGATAGTCGTCTGGGGCAGCGGAAAAGCCACCAGGGAGTTTCTCTACGTCGACGACGCCGCGGAGGGAATAGTCCTCGCCGCGGAAAAATACGACAAGTCGGAACCCGTTAATCTCGGCGCGGGCTTTGAAATAACCATAAAAGACCTTGTAGAAAAAGTGGCGGCTATCGCCGGATTTAACGGCAAAATAACCTGGGACGCCTCAAAACCCGACGGCCAGCCGCGAAGATCGCTCGATACGTCGAGGGCCGAAAAAGAGTTCGGTTTCAAGGCGAAAACGGCCTTTGAAGAAGGCCTCAAAAAAACTATATGCCGGTACGCCGCCGGCCGCAAGACGTCCAAGTAAAATCATGAGTTCTTTCGTCATAGGTAAACGCACTGTAGGCGATGGTCAAATTCCCCTTGTGATTGCGGAGGTGGGCATTAATCACGAGGGCGATTTATCGAAGGCCATGCAGATGGTGGACGATGCCGCCGTAGCCGGCTGCGAGTGTATAAAATTTCAGTCCCACATAATCGAAGACGAAATGATCCCCAACAATGTTATCCCGGGGAACGCCTCTGAGTCCATATGGAAAATCATGGACAGGTGCAAACTGACGGAGTCCGAAGAGAAAAAACTGAAAAATTATACCGAATCCAAAGGTATGATGTTTCTGTCAACACCCTTTTCCAGGGCAGCGGCTGACCGACTTGAAAAAATGGGGGTGACCGCTTACAAGATCGGTTCAGGCGAGTGCAATAATTATCCCTTAATAGAGCATATCGCCGCGTTCGGGAAACCGGTGATATTAAGTACCGGGATGAACGACATAAATTCCATTCGCATAAGTGTTGACATCCTTCGGAAGCATAAAGTGCCGTATGCGCTCCTGCACTGCACTTCTATATATCCGACTCCCTACGAGAAGGTGCGACTCGGCGCTCTGCTCGATCTGAAGAACAATTTTCCGAATGTCCCTGTGGGTTTGAGCGACCATTCCATCGGGAATTACACCTGTTTTGCCGCGGTGGCGCTGGGGGCGGCCATCCTTGAAAAACATTTTACTTCAAGCGCCGCATGGCCGGGTCCTGATATCCCCATATCCCTGACTCCTCCCGAGCTATCGGACCTTATCCGCGGCAGTCGCGCGATTTATGCGGCTATGGGCGGCGAAAAAAAGATTTTGAAGGAGGAGCGGCCTACTATCGACTTTGCATATGCGTGCGTAGTCGCCATAAGGGATATAAAGCCCGGGGAAGTATTTACTCCGCGGAACATATGGGTCAAGCGCCCCGGAACGGGGGAGATTAAGGCGCTTCATTTTCAAAATATTCTCGGCAAAAGCGCGACACGCGAGATCGAAAAGAATGCCCAGTTGAAATGGGACGACATAAATGAGTAAAAAAATATTATTCTTGACCGGAACAAGGGCCGACTTCGGAAAGATAAAACCTCTGGCCAAAGCTCTTGAAAAGCAAAAACAATTCGCGGTTCATATGTTTGTCACAGGCATGCATATGTTGCCGCGATACGGATATACCGGCGAAGAGGTTCGCAAAAGCGGTTTTAAAAATATTTACTACTTTATAAATCAACGTTTGAACGATACGCTGGATACGATACTTTCCAACACAATAATCGGGTTGGGCAATTATCTTACTTTATTGAAGCCGGATATGATCATTGTACACGGCGACAGGGTAGAAGCGCTGGCCGGAGCAATAACCGGCGCATTGAATAATTTTTTAGTCGCGCACATAGAGGGCGGCGAGGTTTCCGGCACCATAGACGAGTCAATTCGTCATTCCGTCTCCAAATTGGCGCATATACATTTTGTATCCAATCAGGTGGCCGGTAAACGTTTATTGCGCATGGGGGAAAATAAAGAAAATATTTTTGTTATAGGATCTCCGGACGTCGATTTGATGTTATCGCCGGGGCTCCCTTCCATAGACGAAGTAAAAAAATATTACGATATCCCTTTCCGCGATAACTATTCCATCCTCATATACCACCCGGTTGTCACGAAAATTCACGATATAATGCATAATTTCAAACAAGTTATGCAATCAGTGAGTGAATCCGCTAAAAACTATGTGGTCATTTATCCAAATAACGACCCGGGCGGCAATATAATAATAGAAGAATTGGCGTTATACGCCTCTAATCCCCGCATAAAAATATTTCCTTCCATAAGGTTTGAATACTTTTTGACGCTCTTGAAAAATTGCGAGTTCATAATAGGCAATTCCAGCGCGGGCATAAGAGAAGCCCCCATATATGGAGTGCCGACGATAAATCTGGGCACTCGTCAGACCGGAAGATTTAAGCACGATACCATAATCAATATCAACGAATCGAAAACGGATATTCTTAAGGCCATAGGCCAAATTAAGAAGATGATAAAGAAGCCGTCATATCACTTCGGAACGGGTAAAAGCACCGACAAATTTCTTGCCACAATGAAAAATGCGAGCATCTGGAAAATCGAATTGCAAAAATATTTTATCGACCTGAATAATTACTGATATCACTGTGTATAAAAACCAAAGAATACTGGGTATAATTCCCGCAAGAGGGGGGAGCAAAGGCCTGCCGCGCAAGAACATACGGGTTATGGGCGGCAAACCGCTTCTGGTCTGGACGATAGAACAAGGGGCGCGAAGCAAATATTTGGATAGAATCATAGTTTCAACGGACGATAAAAAAATTGCTCGCGTAGCCGCGCGGCACGGCGCCGATGTGCCCTTTATAAGACCGGCGCGCTTATCCACTTCCCGCGCAAAATCCATAGATGTAGTTTTGCATTTGCTAAACCGGCTTGTGAAACGCGGTGAAAATTACGATGTCCTCGTGCTTCTTCAACCCACCTCGCCTCTTAGAAAAACCGGCGATATAGATAAAGCTTTGCGGCTTATGGACTTAAAGGGCGCGGATTCCGTGGTATCAGTATGCGAAACCGAACATCACCCTTACTGGCAAAACACTTTACCGCCCGACGGCAATATGAAGGGTTTCGTAAGGAAGAAGTATATCAATCGCAATA carries:
- a CDS encoding glucose-1-phosphate thymidylyltransferase, whose amino-acid sequence is MKALILSGGKGTRLRPITHTSAKQLVPVANKPILFYGIEAIVDCGITDIGIIVGETRAEIEAAVGDGSKWGARVTYIPQEAPLGLAHAVKIAEDFIGGEPFVMYLGDNLIKDGIKPLVSEFAVLKPAAQILLAHVPNPMQFGVAELKNNRVVRLEEKPAEPKSDLALVGVYMFNSAIFDAVKAIRPSGRGELEITDAIQHLIDTGAEVKPHVINGWWKDTGKLEDMLEANRIILSTKKKSLRGSVDSSSTIEGQVEIAEGATVKNSTIRGPAIIGENTSVINSYVGPYTSIYYNVTVENSEIEHSIILENSRIIDVKRLEDSLIGQNVEISRTRKKPAAYRIMVGDSSRVEII
- a CDS encoding LPS biosynthesis protein WbpP gives rise to the protein MKKIFLVTGGAGFIGSNIVEELLRRGQSVRVLDNFCTGNKENLAFALDGGSKMRGQLEVVEGDIRDRKDLSKALKGAHTVLHQAALRSVPRSVDDPFSTNDVNVAGTLELLAAARAAGASRVVYASSSSVYGDSRVFPQKETQTPSPLSPYAVSKLAAENYCRIFAKTFGLETVSLRYFNVFGPRQNPESKYAAVVPKFIESAARGIPLEVHGDGKQSRDFSYVSNVVAANLAAAAAPSSVARSGPVFNVACGETHSLSEMIKILEKIFGRRLAVLRAPTRAGDVRKTRADISAAKEHLGYSPSVSFESGIAMTVKWYLASRERRISK
- the rfbB gene encoding dTDP-glucose 4,6-dehydratase, encoding MKLIVTGGAGFIGSNFIRMLLKSGRDYKILNFDKLTYAGNPDNLRDVERARGYDFIKADICESSRVRRTVSKFKPDAIINFAAETHVDRSIMGAGDFVKTDVFGTYTLLEAAKEFAVGRYIQISTDEVYGSIDRGSFRETSAISPNSPYAASKAAGDMLCRSYFVTYGLNVIITRSSNNYGPYQYPEKVIPLFITNALEDAPLPLYGDGKNVRDWIYVEDNCRAIGIVLRKGRAGEVYNIGGGSEVENIKLASNILKILGKPETLVKRVGDRPGHDRRYSLNASKTGKLGFRPSTDFAEGLKKTVDWYRSNTAWWKKLKNADFKSYCRKQYGKLSDK
- the rfbD gene encoding dTDP-4-dehydrorhamnose reductase, producing the protein MKILITGVSGLLGSEIYSRISRKDNADVFGLSRKRPETMDPAFHIAADIGDFPTVYSKITAINPDVVVHAAAMTGVDDCQRNPDAAYRINALGARNVAEAARRFDAYLISISTDYVFGARPPENPDGYDEMEPPAPVNVYGKSKLWGEYLTRTTGAMHCVVRTSWVFGSRRANYVSAAADAGREVFAASDMSACPTYTVDLAEAIRLLVDSAEYGAARTGVYHLTNQGAASRYEVALFVAKTLGLPVKRVKKISVAALGLPAARPACSSLKSRLWPAEGFKPLRPWREAVADYLSSNIT
- a CDS encoding UDP-glucose 6-dehydrogenase, giving the protein MKKICVIGTGYVGLVTGACMSELGHSVICVDNDAAKIRGLKKFIMPIYEPGLKELVAANVRRKRLTFTTDTAAAVKKSEVIFIAVGTPPREDGSADLSFVEKVAGDVARAMTSYKLIVDKSTVPVETGDRVEETVRRNLKKNIPFDVASNPEFLREGSAVKDTFKTDRIVVGVRSARAEKILREVYAPIKAPMLVTDIKSAEIIKHASNSFLAAKISFINGVANVCERVGADIKQVAEGMGLDRRIGKSFLNAGIGFGGFCFPKDVEAFMWISGKLGYDFPMLKAIKTINETQKALFVKKIEEALWIIKDKTIGVLGLSFKPNTDDMRFAPSIDIIKTLQAEGAKIKAYDPVSMPKARGILKNVKYCKNLYETARGSDCLVILTEWDDFAAMDLSRIKKLLKHPIILDGRNMFEPAKMKKLGFVYTGVGR
- a CDS encoding NAD-dependent dehydratase, with the translated sequence MRVLITGGAGFIGSHLCDYFISKKHSVIALDNLITGSLRNIEHLFGHPQFNFVKHDVTNYIHVGGKIDAVLHFASPASPIDYLKYPIPTLKVGALGTHKALGLAKEKNAMFMLASTSEVYGDPLESPQKESYWGNVNPIGPRGVYDEAKRFAEAMTMAYRRYHGLDTRIVRIFNTYGPRMRLADGRVVPNFIYQALHNKPLTVYGNGKQTRSFCYVSDLVAGIYGLLLSGIHEPLNLGNPEERTINDFAKLILKLTGSGSKIVRRPLPVDDPKVRCPDISRAKKNLGWKPEVDLPVGIKKTINFLDMHREA
- a CDS encoding GDP-fucose synthetase — protein: MGDIFSEKRFAVTGGAGFLGARLTARLKERGAKSVFVPVIEKYDLTKTEDIRRMYDDARPDIVIHLAAKVGGIGANREKPGEFFYDNLMMGVQLMEEARLRGVKKFVALGTICCYPKFTPVPFKEDDLWNGYPEETNAPYGLAKKMLLVQSQSYRQQYGFNSIFLMPVNLYGPGDNFDPASSHVIPALIKKCFDAIENGDKEIVVWGSGKATREFLYVDDAAEGIVLAAEKYDKSEPVNLGAGFEITIKDLVEKVAAIAGFNGKITWDASKPDGQPRRSLDTSRAEKEFGFKAKTAFEEGLKKTICRYAAGRKTSK
- a CDS encoding polyhydroxyalkanoate biosynthesis repressor PhaR translates to MSSFVIGKRTVGDGQIPLVIAEVGINHEGDLSKAMQMVDDAAVAGCECIKFQSHIIEDEMIPNNVIPGNASESIWKIMDRCKLTESEEKKLKNYTESKGMMFLSTPFSRAAADRLEKMGVTAYKIGSGECNNYPLIEHIAAFGKPVILSTGMNDINSIRISVDILRKHKVPYALLHCTSIYPTPYEKVRLGALLDLKNNFPNVPVGLSDHSIGNYTCFAAVALGAAILEKHFTSSAAWPGPDIPISLTPPELSDLIRGSRAIYAAMGGEKKILKEERPTIDFAYACVVAIRDIKPGEVFTPRNIWVKRPGTGEIKALHFQNILGKSATREIEKNAQLKWDDINE
- the neuC gene encoding UDP-N-acetylglucosamine 2-epimerase (hydrolyzing), with product MSKKILFLTGTRADFGKIKPLAKALEKQKQFAVHMFVTGMHMLPRYGYTGEEVRKSGFKNIYYFINQRLNDTLDTILSNTIIGLGNYLTLLKPDMIIVHGDRVEALAGAITGALNNFLVAHIEGGEVSGTIDESIRHSVSKLAHIHFVSNQVAGKRLLRMGENKENIFVIGSPDVDLMLSPGLPSIDEVKKYYDIPFRDNYSILIYHPVVTKIHDIMHNFKQVMQSVSESAKNYVVIYPNNDPGGNIIIEELALYASNPRIKIFPSIRFEYFLTLLKNCEFIIGNSSAGIREAPIYGVPTINLGTRQTGRFKHDTIININESKTDILKAIGQIKKMIKKPSYHFGTGKSTDKFLATMKNASIWKIELQKYFIDLNNY
- a CDS encoding CMP-N-acetlyneuraminic acid synthetase; protein product: MYKNQRILGIIPARGGSKGLPRKNIRVMGGKPLLVWTIEQGARSKYLDRIIVSTDDKKIARVAARHGADVPFIRPARLSTSRAKSIDVVLHLLNRLVKRGENYDVLVLLQPTSPLRKTGDIDKALRLMDLKGADSVVSVCETEHHPYWQNTLPPDGNMKGFVRKKYINRNRQEFPKYYRLNGALFAARVGYIRKHKNFFGPRCYAYIMPKERSVDIDTALDFGFAEYLMKRKKL